The nucleotide sequence AACTCTGGACCTTGCCCTGCAGAAGCTCTGTCTACTGGCACGAGATAAGACAGgtccggctgggcgcggtggctcaagcctgtaatcccagcactttgggaggccgagacgggcggatcacgaggtcaggagatcgagaccatcctggctaacacagtgaaaccccgtctctactaaaaaatacaaaaaactagccgggcgaggtggcgggcgcctgtagtcccagttactcgggaggctgaggcaggagaatggcgtaaacccgggaggcggagcttgcagtgagccgagatcgcgccactgcactccagcctgggtgacagagccagactccgtctcaaaaaaaaaaaaaaaaaaaagacaggtccACAAATAACTTATAGAAGAGAGACTGCAATCTGGACAAGAAAGCCTcagtgggagagggaaggagaaccCTGTAGATTTGGGTGTGGGGAGAGCACAGCCTTTCAGGTAAAGGGACAAAGTGAGGAAAGCAAGAAGGTGTACTTGTGCTCGTGGAGCCCAGGAAACTCCTTGGGCTAGAAAAGATTTGGTGGCACCCTATacagtgtatgtatgtgtctgtctgtccatctgaCATGAATGGTACTATTTTCTCCTATTGGTGTGAATTGTACCTAACAAGAAGTCCATGTCCCAAGGTGTTAGCagtacttttctcttttctttctttcttttttttttttttgaatgaagtcttgatctgtcgcccaggctggagtgcagtggcacgatctcggctcactgcaacctcctcctgggttcaagtggttctcctgcctcagcctccccagtagctgggattacaggcacgcaccaccacgcccagctgaatttttttgtattttgagtagaggtggggtttcaccatgttggccaggctggtctcgatttcctgacctcaagtgatctgcccacctcagcctcctaaagtgctgagattacaggcgtgagctaccatgcctggccaacagtaCTTTTTCTAGAGGTAGAATTGCaggggatttttctctttttgcttatcTGCACTTTTCTAAAAGTTCTGCCATGAACATGGGCATTTTTTGTGGAATAAACAAAGTTTAAATATTGGCTTCTCAACATGCCCagctagaaaattatttttttggccaggcaccatggctcacgcctgtaatcccaacactttgggaggccaaggcagggagattgcttgagcccaggagttcaagaccagcctgggcagcatggcaagacctccatctctacaaaaaatacaaaaattagctgggtgttatggtgcacacctgtagtcccagctacttgggaggctgagctgggagaagcagttgagctcgggaggtcaaggctgcagtgagtcgagattgtaccactgcactccagcctgggtgacagagaccctgtctgaaaaaaaaaaaaaaaagaaagaaaataatttttttaaaacagttgttGCTTGCTCAGATGTTTActttaaaagataataatgaaCAGAAAGCAGTCATATAAAATACAAGCCCAAATTTTATATCATTAGATTCTGATTATTATGAAAGTTTCTAAAGACTTACTTTCATTTCTCAACTTACCTTGTTGACCAGCAGGGATTGGTGAACCATGCTGTGAGTAGCATTAGGCTAGAGAGAGGGGAGGCAGGAATCTGGAAGAGCTGTCTTCCAGATGTGaccatctcctgaggacagggACCATGTCTCATGTGCTGCCCATCTCACCCCACAGACAGAGCCTGCAGCCAACAACGCCCCAGGAGCCCTCGGTTCCAACCAACTGATGCCCCTGTGCCCACTGGCCCATGCCATGCAGCCCCAGTCCGTTCTGCACAGTGGCTACTTCCACCCACTGCTTCGGGCCTGGCAGACAGCCACCACCACCCTCAATGCCTCCAACCTCATCTACCCCATCTTTGTCACGTGAGTCTCCAGGAATGGGCCAGACCTCTGCTCTGCTggttggggttggggagggagtgTTGACTGCAGCGGGCATCAGTATTGCTGGGGGTGGCAAAGTGAGCTGTCAGCTTGAAATTCAAGATACTGGAAGCAGCCTACTTGGATTAAGGACAGGAATCTTAGGAACAAAACAAACTTTGAAAGAACTCATTCATCCCATTTGGAAAATTAGAAGAATAACCCTTGCCTGCCATCCTGAGCTCTTGCAATAAGACAGAAGCTGAGAAGGTGCTCTGTAGGTTGTAAAGTGCTATGTACCTGTAAGAGATGGCAATCGTGATTGTTAATGATAACGCagacatttactgagtacttactcTGTACCAGGTACTACGCTAAGCACCTacacacatgatctcattcaatTCTGAGAGCATTTGTATGAAGAAGGAGTAGCTATCCTCTAGAACATCAGCTCCTTGAGGGCGGGGatgtttgtctattttgttcacttttgTATCATCAGGGCCTAgaacagtacttggcacataataagtactcaataaatatttgttgaatgaatgaattaaccaCGCATGATAGACATGAAGACCTAAGTCTCCAAGAGATGATAGAACTTGGCCACGGTCACCCAGGCAGTGAGTGGCTGGGATAAGAAGCAAGGACCTGCCAAATTCAGAGTCCAAGTTCTTAACCACTTAATTCTTTCCTGTAATTACCATTCTTTTAGTACAGTTGCTACTGTTGTcactgttatttttgttgttcctATTATTATTTCAGGCCCTGGGCTTGACCAGGCAGGGAAGCCAGACACTGGatcccaccctcctcccaccatctCCACTGCCATATTTCTTCCCTGCTTCCCAACCATCCCTCTCAGTTGCCCCCTCACCACTGGCCCTTCCCACAGCCACCAATCCATATCCCACCCCCACTCTTGCAGGGATGTTCCTGATGACATACAGCCTATCGCCAGCCTCCCAGGAGTGGCCAGGTAGGAGACATGGAGTTGGGGGGCCAGGGGGTGGTGGAGGGAAAGATTCCACAGGTGGAAGTGCCCGGAGGTAAAAGCAGACCTAGGAAGTAGAAGATGCGGACAGGCAGACATCAGCTCAGTAGAGGGAAGGGTTTCCCCGGGGCCAGAGCTGTTCTACAGTGGGAGGGGCAGCCCTATAAAGTAATGTGCTACCCATCACCAGAGGCGTCGCGGCAGAGGCTGTTGCAGAAGGGATCTGAACTGCAGATGGGAGTTCAATAAGAGGGCCTTGGAGGAGCCTTCCACAGCCGAATTCCAGAAGAGCTCTGCTACTCAGGGCCTCGGTCTTCCCTCCTATTTAGTGGACGTGTCCCTGCCCCTTCCTGTCCTGGGGGCTTGAACCCTCCTGGTGCCATATGCAGCTTGGTTTCTAACAGAGGCACAGTGTGGTGGAGTCCAGAGGACCTTTGCCTGGGACCTGCCTTCCTTCAACCCCTCTACCCACCCCCACACAGGTATGGTGTGAACCGGCTGGAAGAGATGCTGAGGCCCTTGGTGGAAGAGGGCCTACGCTGTGTCTTGATCTTTGGCATCCCCAGCAGAGTTCCCAAGGTGAAGAATCAAAGGAAGGGCTAAGAAGGGAGGTTgcgctcacacccataatcccagcactttgggaggccaaagcggttggatcacttgagcccaggattttgagaccagcctgggcaacatggcaaaatcccatctttacaaaaaaatacaaaagttagctgggtgtggtggtgcgtgcctgtagtcccagctactcaggaggtggagaggtgggaggatcccttgagcccagaaagacgaagctgcagtgagccaagatcgcgccactgcactctagcctgggtgacagagcaagaccatctccgaaaaaaacaaaccagaaaaaggaagggaggttGGGCGAGGGTGAGCTGAGGGTCCACACTGACCGCTTCCTTACTCCCATATGATGCTGGCCCTGGGGCCACAGGTAAATggacatggtccctgcccttaAGTCAGCACCCAAGTAGGGTCAGTCCTCTGTGCTTCCTTATCCAGGGGCTGTGACAATGAAGGAAGGAGAGGGCCAGGGCTGTGCTCTGTGATGGCTGCCATCCTGCCTTCCGAAGCAACATGTAACAGATACACTGCTTTGTCCCTCCCCTGCCCCTAGGACGAGCGGGGTTCCGCAGCTGACTCCGAGGAGTCCCCAGCTATTGAGGCAATCCATCTGTTGAGGAAGACCTTCCCCAACCTCCTGGTGGCCTGTGACATCTGCCTATGTCCCTACACCTCCCATGGTCACTGCGGTGAGCTCCCTTCCTCCAGCCCTGCTGGTACCCACACTCCCACTGCCCACTTCTCACCAGCGTGGGGACAGGCCAGGGCCCAAAGTGCTCCTTAAAACCCAGTCATCTCTCCTGCAGGGCTCCTGAGTGAAAATGGAGCATTCCGGGCTGAGGAGAGCCGCCAGCGGCTAGCTGAGGTAGCACTGGCATATGCCAAGGCAGGTGAGTGAACCACCAGCAGGGATGGGTACCTCTGGGTCAGGGAGGTCGCAGAGTAGCTAGGACGGTCCCAGAATTCTGAAGGCCACCCTCTGCCCCACAGGATGTCAGGTGGTAGCCCCGTCAGACATGATGGATGGACGTGTGGAAGCCATCAAGGAGGCCCTGATGGCACATGGACTTGGCAACAGGGTAAGGGCAGGGAGCACAGCACGGGGTCGGGAGGAGAGAGTCTGCACCAGCCCTGCCCCCGTGTCTGCTAAGAATCACAGAActgccgggagcagtggctcacgcctataatcccagcactctgggaggctgtgacaggtggatcacttgaggtcaggagttcaagaccagccaggccaacatggtgaaaccccgtctctactaaaaacacaaaacttagctgagcgtggtggcaggtgcctgtaatcccagctactcgggaggctgaggcaggagaatggcttgaacccaggaggtggaggttgcagtgaactgagatcatgccactgcactccagcctgggcaacagagctagactctatctcaaaaaaaaaaaaaaagaatcacagaaCTGAAGACAGTGCTGGATGAGGTTTTGGGGAACCATGTCAACCTCTGGGCCTCTCATGGGGAAATCAAGCCCAGCACTCCAACAGGACCAGAACACAGGCACTCTCCCTCCCAGCCTAGGTTCTTTCTCTCCCTGCCACATCACCCTGGGACACCTGGCAAGGGCCGACTAAGCCAAGATCCCCATTGTCTCCCCATAGGTATCAGTGATGAGCTACAGTGCCAAGTTTGCTTCCTGTTTCTATGGCCCTTTCCGGTGAGCAGGGGTGGGCGGGGTGAGCAGGGGTGGGCGGAGTGGGCAGGGGTCTGCTGTTAAATCCCTGCCCATTTGGCCCAAAGCTGGAGCCCACCCGGATGACTCTGTTTTGCAGGGACGCAGCTCAGTCAAGCCCAGCTTTTGGGGACCGCCGCTGCTACCAGCTGCCCCCTGGAGCACGAGGCCTGGCCCTCCGAGCTGTGGTGAGTCACTAGGACTTGAGCCCCACCCTCAGCCCCTCCCAGACACCGCCCACACTCGACCCTCATCTCTTAGGACCGGGATGTACGGGAAGGAGCTGACGTACTCATGGTGAAGCCGGGAATGCCCTACCTGGACATCGTGCGGGAGGTAAAGGACAAGGTGAGCGCAGGTCCGAGGCAAAGGGGGCTCAGAGGGCTGGGACAGAGTTTTCCACAGACTCTGGAATCTCAGTGTTGGAAGCAGTCTGCCCTTGAGCAGAAATcctctcctccccatccctgccCAGGAACCACCATGGCCTTCTGTGTCAGGGCTTGCAGGAGCCTCAAACAGCCCTGCTTTAACAGTTCAAGAGTGGGCCAGGCTGCTGGCTGCAGTAACCCAGGACACGGGGCTCAAGATGGTCACAGATTGAGCAGGGGGAAGGGACGCTCCCAGAGCCACATTAACCCTCCATTTCAGCCTGTCTCCCTGTCTGCTTCCCTGCAGCACCCCGACCTCCCTCTCGCCGTGTACCATGTCTCTGGAGAGTTTGCCATGCTGTGGCACGGAGCCCAGGCTGGGGCATTTGATCTCAAGGCTGCCGTACTGGAGGCCATGACTGCCTTCCGCAGAGCAGGTAGGCAGGCAGGGGTTGGGTGTTTTGACCTGTGCCACAGGGACTGATAAGCACTCTGCCTAGATCAAGGAACGAAGTCCTGAGAGCTTGGAGTCTTATTTCGGGAATTACTAGTGATCTAAACAGACACACATTGAGGAAGAGATATGGAACTGCAGCATAGAACATGACATGGTGAAGCAAGCAGAGCCCTTCATTCATTTTTGGTTGTGAGAATGTGGGCAAGCCACTTCTTAGAACCTCAGTGTCCTCACCCATAACTGGATAACTGGGGACAAGATACCTGGTGCGTGATTgtcctgaggattaaatgaggtagtaTCACTCCATAAAGGGGGCTCATTTTGTTAGAACTGTACACCAGCACAGGAAGGGAACTTGCATCTTACCTATATCCTTCACTGTGCATATTATTCTTTGGTAAACTGAGGTCCCAAGAGagaaaatgacttgcccaagaaaTACAGCTGCCCAAAGCTGGACTCCGTCTCATGTGGTGTGCCCACAGGCTGTGCCTCTTCATGGTAGCCTTCTTCCCCGCCTGGCCTTCCCATCCCAGAAGGTGTGCTCGGAGCTGATCACCGTCCCCCGCAACTTTCCGCATCTCTCCCAACACAGGTGCTGACATCATCATCACCTACTACACACCCCAGCTGCTGCAGTGGCTGAAGAAGGAATGACGGAGACAGTGCAGGCCTGAGAACTAGAACTTTAAAACGTTCCCGGGGCCTCAGAGAAGTGAAAACCAAAGTAAATCCTGCTTTTAGAACTGTGCCCTCGTGCCCTCTTCCTGCTCACATGCTGGCGGGTCCCAGCAGCCCTGGGTGGTTTTGCCAGCATGCTGACTCTTGGAACTCGCAGCTGCATCCTATGAGCTCTCCCAAGCTTCCCCGCCCCTCGCCTGGGTCAGCCATGAGGCTCACCTTTGCCACCCTCAGCTCTTTCCTCTGGTGTGGCTTCAGCTTGAAAGCAACCTGGAATCGGGGGCACAGGCTTTGGGGCATGGCTGGGAGAGAGTCTTGGAGCATTAGGGGAAGAGGAGAGCAGAGGGATCTCGGGGCCTGAGAAGCCTTGGAACGCTTCTGGCAGCAGAGCTGGGTGTGGGAATGAGGCCTAGCTCGATATCCCTGGGTTAGAGTTGAAATTTGCTGCAATTCCACTGGAAGGCATTTCCCACACAGGCCAGAGGTTGCCAGGCTGCCTGAGGTCTCCTGTTCTACTCTGAACCATAAACCCAGAGAAGAATTACTCATTAAGCAGCAGAAATACTGCCTGAGGATCAAAACTCAG is from Macaca mulatta isolate MMU2019108-1 chromosome 15, T2T-MMU8v2.0, whole genome shotgun sequence and encodes:
- the ALAD gene encoding delta-aminolevulinic acid dehydratase isoform X1, which translates into the protein MPCSPSPFCTVATSTHCFGPGRQPPPPSMPPTSSTPSLSRPGLDQAGKPDTGSHPPPTISTAIFLPCFPTIPLSCPLTTGPSHSHQSISHPHSCRDVPDDIQPIASLPGVARYGVNRLEEMLRPLVEEGLRCVLIFGIPSRVPKDERGSAADSEESPAIEAIHLLRKTFPNLLVACDICLCPYTSHGHCGLLSENGAFRAEESRQRLAEVALAYAKAGCQVVAPSDMMDGRVEAIKEALMAHGLGNRVSVMSYSAKFASCFYGPFRDAAQSSPAFGDRRCYQLPPGARGLALRAVDRDVREGADVLMVKPGMPYLDIVREVKDKHPDLPLAVYHVSGEFAMLWHGAQAGAFDLKAAVLEAMTAFRRAGADIIITYYTPQLLQWLKKE
- the ALAD gene encoding delta-aminolevulinic acid dehydratase isoform X2; translation: MPLCPLAHAMQPQSVLHSGYFHPLLRAWQTATTTLNASNLIYPIFVTDVPDDIQPIASLPGVARYGVNRLEEMLRPLVEEGLRCVLIFGIPSRVPKDERGSAADSEESPAIEAIHLLRKTFPNLLVACDICLCPYTSHGHCGLLSENGAFRAEESRQRLAEVALAYAKAGCQVVAPSDMMDGRVEAIKEALMAHGLGNRVSVMSYSAKFASCFYGPFRDAAQSSPAFGDRRCYQLPPGARGLALRAVDRDVREGADVLMVKPGMPYLDIVREVKDKHPDLPLAVYHVSGEFAMLWHGAQAGAFDLKAAVLEAMTAFRRAGADIIITYYTPQLLQWLKKE